One Coffea arabica cultivar ET-39 chromosome 5c, Coffea Arabica ET-39 HiFi, whole genome shotgun sequence DNA window includes the following coding sequences:
- the LOC113689316 gene encoding uncharacterized protein isoform X2 — translation MYRERQGSFGRKLAILTSKSDRPENWWKLYGCDAPNLQKLAIRILSQTASSSGCERNWSVFERIHTKKRNRLEHQRLNDLVYVHYNLRLQHRFDHRKKSYDSIDYESIDKTEFWVIEEEQDGELNCDELEEELEELPKDDSQLVEDDESEVGEDNDIDLEAFQRRRLLDGDEDNDW, via the exons ATGTATCGGGAAAGGCAAGGGAGTTTTGGGCGCAAACTTGCTATTCTTACTAGCAAATCTGATCGGCCAg AAAATTGGTGGAAGTTATATGGTTGTGATGCTCCGAATTTGCAAAAGCTTGCAATTAGAATTTTGAGTCAAACAGCTTCTTCTTCTGGGTGTGAACGTAATTGGAGCGTTTTTGAACGCATTCACACTAAAAAAAGGAATAGGTTGGAGCACCAAAGACTTAATGATCTTGTGTATGTGCACTACAATTTGCGTTTGCAACATAG GTTTGATCACCGAAAGAAATCTTATGATTCCATTGATTATGAATCTATTGATAAAACGGAATTTTGGGTCATAGAAGAAGAACAAGATGGCGAGCTTAATTGTGATGAATTGGAGGAAGAACTTGAAGAACTTCCTAAAGATGATTCTCAGCTAGTTGAAG atgATGAAAGTGAAGTTGGGGAAGATAATGATATTGACTTGGAAGCATTTCAGCGTAGGCGCCTTTTGGAtggtgatgaagataatgattGGTAA